The Stenotrophomonas rhizophila genome has a window encoding:
- a CDS encoding ferritin-like domain-containing protein — protein MAIKTAEDLFIHELSDICSAEKQLTKALPRLARAATNPDLAAAFETHLEETQGQIERIDKVVELLGIRLKRIKCAAMEGLVEEGKEAIDSIEEGPVRDAALIGGAQKVEHYEIASYGTIAALAKQLGYKDALPLLLETLAEEKATDEKLTMIAKSGGNAKAAQAA, from the coding sequence ATGGCGATCAAGACCGCAGAAGACCTGTTCATCCACGAGCTGTCGGACATCTGCAGCGCCGAAAAGCAGCTCACCAAGGCATTGCCGCGCTTGGCCCGTGCAGCGACGAATCCGGACCTGGCGGCCGCGTTCGAAACCCACCTGGAGGAAACCCAGGGCCAGATCGAGCGCATCGACAAGGTGGTGGAACTGCTCGGCATCCGGCTCAAGCGCATCAAGTGCGCTGCCATGGAAGGGCTGGTGGAGGAAGGCAAGGAGGCCATCGACAGCATCGAGGAAGGCCCCGTGCGCGATGCCGCCCTGATCGGCGGCGCCCAGAAGGTTGAGCACTACGAGATCGCGTCCTATGGCACGATCGCCGCGCTCGCCAAGCAGCTTGGGTATAAGGACGCGCTGCCGCTGCTGCTGGAAACCCTTGCGGAAGAAAAGGCAACCGACGAGAAGCTGACGATGATCGCCAAGTCCGGGGGCAACGCCAAGGCCGCGCAGGCGGCCTGA
- a CDS encoding metal-dependent hydrolase, which produces MSSIAAHASAGLTMYLCCNARQRGLSRWTAVPFVALAVGPDLDYFAVWFFDYEAAPRFSHSLLVPVGATLLVKLTLSRFVTVNLKLRWLLAAGMSHPLLDLLVGAHAVPLFWPLDGGVSIPAGVLPSAGSLAFDNFYLWRNLLIEMGVLGPVFMLLVAVSARLRFRELEGWTLLVLPAWAAFLTWSIALGR; this is translated from the coding sequence ATGTCTTCCATTGCCGCCCATGCCTCGGCAGGACTCACAATGTACCTGTGCTGCAACGCGCGGCAACGCGGTTTGTCGCGCTGGACCGCGGTTCCTTTCGTTGCCTTGGCTGTGGGGCCAGATCTGGACTACTTCGCTGTCTGGTTTTTCGACTACGAAGCAGCTCCTCGGTTCAGTCACAGCCTTCTCGTGCCGGTAGGTGCCACGCTTTTGGTCAAACTCACCCTGTCGCGGTTTGTCACCGTGAACCTCAAGCTCAGATGGTTGCTGGCCGCCGGCATGTCCCACCCGCTGCTCGACCTGCTGGTGGGTGCTCACGCTGTTCCGCTGTTCTGGCCTCTCGATGGTGGAGTCAGCATCCCGGCCGGCGTTCTTCCAAGTGCAGGATCGCTGGCGTTCGACAACTTCTATCTCTGGCGGAACCTGCTGATCGAGATGGGCGTTCTTGGTCCAGTATTCATGCTCCTGGTCGCTGTGTCCGCCCGCCTCAGGTTCCGGGAGCTTGAAGGGTGGACGCTGCTTGTCCTTCCGGCCTGGGCCGCATTTCTGACCTGGTCGATTGCGCTGGGGAGATAG